A single Paenibacillus kribbensis DNA region contains:
- a CDS encoding helix-turn-helix domain-containing protein gives MGLKPSYKPMEITLIKRDKTRTYLRTQLGISPSTLAKMSNGEFVAMSVIARICEELDCKVEEVVEFIKEQPLDKEKER, from the coding sequence ATGGGATTGAAACCAAGTTATAAACCAATGGAAATCACTCTAATTAAACGAGATAAGACACGAACTTACCTTCGTACTCAATTAGGAATATCACCATCGACTTTGGCGAAAATGTCTAATGGGGAATTTGTAGCCATGAGTGTCATTGCACGGATTTGTGAGGAGTTGGATTGTAAAGTTGAAGAGGTTGTTGAATTTATAAAAGAACAACCATTAGATAAAGAGAAAGAGCGCTAA
- a CDS encoding LysR family transcriptional regulator, translating to MTITQIMIFVRVAETLSFTQTAHELHMTQPAVSHAIASIENELDVQLLLRDRKKGVLLTHIGHKVLLQFRMMLQSMEKVQQQVAAEKGLDVGTVTIGAFPSASAYFLPPIIHHIRQHYPNLVFDLREGSTNEVKEWVHTREIEAGIILLPDPQVDVIPLCQDNMVILLPDGHPMQTRDKIAIRDLNQQDMIFCKGGHEVAIMEGFEREQSQLKAQFITHNVSTLVSMVRQGLGMGIVSSLSLSTFPHDLTVKETMPLITREIGIAVPSLPDASPAVQLFIRTAKELFVDVET from the coding sequence ATGACGATTACCCAGATCATGATCTTCGTCCGCGTAGCTGAAACGCTAAGCTTTACCCAAACTGCTCATGAACTGCATATGACGCAGCCCGCTGTCAGCCATGCGATCGCCAGTATCGAAAACGAACTGGATGTCCAGCTATTACTGCGGGATCGCAAAAAAGGCGTACTCCTAACCCATATCGGGCACAAAGTACTGCTGCAATTTCGCATGATGCTGCAAAGCATGGAAAAGGTACAGCAGCAGGTAGCCGCTGAAAAAGGGCTGGATGTTGGCACGGTCACCATCGGTGCCTTTCCCTCGGCCTCAGCCTATTTTCTGCCTCCCATCATCCATCATATTCGCCAGCATTATCCGAACCTGGTTTTTGATCTGCGCGAAGGCTCCACGAATGAGGTCAAGGAATGGGTGCATACCCGGGAAATCGAAGCGGGCATCATCCTGCTGCCTGATCCACAAGTGGATGTCATCCCTTTATGCCAGGATAATATGGTCATCCTCCTGCCGGACGGTCATCCCATGCAAACGCGCGACAAAATCGCCATTCGAGACTTGAATCAACAAGATATGATCTTTTGTAAGGGTGGACATGAGGTTGCCATTATGGAAGGCTTTGAACGCGAACAGAGCCAACTGAAAGCACAATTCATCACTCACAATGTCAGTACTCTGGTCAGCATGGTCCGGCAAGGGCTGGGTATGGGGATCGTTTCCTCACTCTCCTTGTCCACATTCCCCCATGATCTGACTGTCAAGGAAACCATGCCATTGATTACACGCGAGATTGGTATCGCTGTGCCATCCCTGCCCGATGCTTCTCCGGCTGTACAGTTATTTATCCGCACCGCTAAGGAGTTGTTTGTGGATGTGGAGACTTAA
- a CDS encoding DMT family transporter, with protein sequence MKKLTPKATLWLVLILVMVWGINWPLTKLALPDTPPLFFSGMRTLLGGLILLLFALRHRKTLRFRQNAWTYLVLAIFNIAGYYGLQTIGLRYLPAGLFSTLVFLQPILLGLFSWLWLGERMFPMKVIGLVLGFGGVIVISSGGMAGHLSVLGIVLGLASGLCWALGTIYMKKKSKQLDSIWAVTMQLILGGIMLNGVGFATEKWSDIHWTASFIAILSFISIFVIAMGWMIYFKLIDNGDAGTVGSYTFLIPVLSTIFSMVMLKESLTLTFVAGLVLIAGSVYLVNTASPRKQGCRTAKADETQSCTQA encoded by the coding sequence ATGAAAAAGTTAACACCAAAAGCCACGCTGTGGCTTGTATTGATATTAGTCATGGTGTGGGGGATCAACTGGCCGTTGACCAAGCTGGCTTTGCCAGATACGCCCCCGCTATTCTTTTCGGGAATGCGCACCTTGCTGGGCGGTTTGATTTTGCTATTATTCGCTTTGCGTCACCGGAAAACCTTGCGTTTTAGACAGAATGCATGGACGTACCTCGTTCTGGCGATATTTAATATTGCAGGCTACTATGGTTTGCAGACGATAGGATTGCGCTATTTGCCTGCCGGGTTATTTTCCACTTTAGTATTTCTCCAGCCCATCTTATTGGGATTGTTCTCCTGGTTATGGCTGGGTGAGCGTATGTTTCCAATGAAGGTTATCGGACTGGTGCTTGGATTTGGCGGGGTGATCGTGATTAGCTCTGGCGGCATGGCAGGCCATTTGTCCGTATTGGGGATTGTGCTGGGGCTGGCCTCGGGACTGTGCTGGGCGCTGGGAACCATTTATATGAAGAAAAAAAGCAAGCAGTTGGACTCCATTTGGGCGGTCACTATGCAGCTCATATTGGGAGGCATCATGCTTAACGGGGTTGGATTTGCGACAGAGAAATGGAGCGATATCCACTGGACAGCTTCTTTTATTGCAATCTTATCGTTTATTTCGATCTTCGTGATTGCCATGGGCTGGATGATTTATTTTAAACTGATCGATAATGGAGATGCAGGAACCGTTGGCTCATACACGTTTTTGATCCCGGTGCTGTCTACGATCTTTAGTATGGTGATGCTGAAGGAATCTCTTACCCTGACTTTTGTTGCGGGCTTGGTGCTGATTGCAGGCAGCGTGTATCTGGTAAATACGGCTTCGCCGAGAAAACAAGGGTGCCGAACGGCCAAGGCTGATGAAACGCAATCCTGTACCCAGGCATAG
- a CDS encoding 1,4-dihydroxy-6-naphthoate synthase, with protein sequence MQIAFSPCPNDTFVFHALAHGLIPGAPALDITFADIDITNNLAITPDGLDIMKISYAALPWVLDEYALLPCGGALGRGCGPLVLTKEGSTVEGPKALSGKRVAVPSERSTAYLLFRLWAAKHVPGGVGEIVVMPFDQIMPAVRDGHIDAGLVIHEARFTYPSYGLRKQVDLGNWWEEDTGLPIPLGAIIARRNLDLDAITDWIRASVEYAWKHPEASREYVLSHAQELSPDVAQSHIDLYVNDFTANLGDSGYAAIEALLGRAAQEGLVPSFDLAKLRLASTIR encoded by the coding sequence ATGCAAATTGCTTTTTCACCTTGTCCCAATGACACCTTTGTCTTTCATGCCCTGGCGCATGGTTTGATTCCGGGCGCGCCCGCGCTGGATATTACCTTTGCCGATATCGACATCACCAACAATCTGGCGATCACACCAGACGGACTGGATATTATGAAAATCTCGTATGCCGCGCTCCCTTGGGTGCTGGATGAATATGCTCTGCTGCCTTGTGGTGGCGCACTGGGCCGGGGTTGTGGGCCGCTCGTGCTGACCAAAGAAGGCTCCACGGTGGAAGGCCCGAAAGCCTTGTCTGGCAAGCGTGTAGCCGTACCAAGTGAACGTTCAACCGCCTACCTGCTGTTCCGCCTGTGGGCAGCCAAGCATGTGCCTGGAGGTGTAGGCGAGATCGTCGTCATGCCGTTTGACCAAATCATGCCTGCTGTCCGTGACGGTCATATAGATGCCGGACTGGTTATTCATGAAGCACGCTTTACATATCCGTCCTACGGACTCCGCAAGCAAGTCGATCTGGGCAACTGGTGGGAAGAAGATACAGGACTCCCGATCCCGCTCGGAGCGATTATTGCCCGTCGAAATCTGGATCTGGATGCGATCACAGACTGGATACGCGCCTCTGTCGAGTACGCGTGGAAGCACCCTGAAGCTTCCCGCGAGTATGTATTGTCTCATGCACAGGAGCTGTCACCGGATGTAGCCCAGTCACATATCGACCTGTACGTGAACGATTTTACCGCCAATCTGGGCGACAGCGGTTATGCCGCTATCGAAGCCTTGCTCGGACGTGCCGCACAGGAAGGGCTGGTGCCTTCGTTTGATTTGGCCAAGCTGCGCCTTGCCTCCACAATCCGCTAA
- a CDS encoding futalosine hydrolase: MEHITSDGRILVMTAVEGEREAVLRGLKGDTRFKVELAGVGAPSAAASTALALAAGGFRLVISAGIGGGFIETAALESVVVADAIIAADLGAETANGFSSVDELGFGSSRIAVNTGASQRIVQALRAAGQTAVAGPILTVTTATGTSSTAEQLANRVPGAAAEAMEGYGVAVAANKLELPVMEIRTISNAVGPRDRAAWRIKEALQALEAAFSTLTEVI; this comes from the coding sequence ATGGAGCACATAACATCAGATGGACGCATCCTGGTCATGACCGCGGTTGAAGGCGAACGGGAGGCCGTGCTGCGCGGCCTGAAAGGCGATACTCGCTTTAAGGTTGAGCTGGCAGGTGTGGGCGCTCCATCCGCAGCGGCTTCAACCGCGCTGGCGCTGGCTGCTGGCGGCTTCCGCCTGGTCATCAGCGCCGGGATTGGCGGCGGCTTCATCGAGACCGCCGCGCTGGAGAGCGTCGTCGTCGCTGACGCGATCATCGCCGCCGACCTCGGGGCCGAGACGGCAAACGGCTTTAGCAGTGTGGACGAGCTGGGCTTCGGCTCCAGCCGAATCGCCGTGAACACTGGCGCCAGCCAGCGGATTGTTCAGGCCTTGCGCGCCGCCGGACAGACAGCTGTCGCCGGGCCGATCCTGACCGTGACAACGGCCACAGGCACGTCGTCAACCGCGGAACAGCTGGCTAACCGTGTTCCCGGAGCCGCTGCCGAAGCAATGGAGGGCTACGGCGTAGCCGTGGCAGCGAACAAGCTGGAGCTGCCTGTGATGGAAATCCGCACGATTTCCAATGCCGTCGGTCCACGTGACCGTGCAGCCTGGCGGATCAAAGAGGCTTTGCAAGCGTTGGAAGCCGCATTTTCTACATTAACGGAGGTTATATAG
- the ppk1 gene encoding polyphosphate kinase 1 — protein sequence MLIESQKKDKAGSERYFNRDLSWIEFNRRVLQEAQDADTPLLERAKFLAIVSSNLDEFMAVRVAETREKIKAGFMQKDFTGYTPSGLYKRLMKRTVSMVSEQYRTYRDISRLLTKKGLLLLEYGDLNTTQRKSLDAYFHDIIFPVLTPMAVDQSRPFPLVHNKYVYLAVVLKRPGDTEEDKPLFAIVQVPSNIPRVVTVPLRSNSKKKSFILIEELIKHHIQTLFTGYVPEAVHAFRVTRNSDLSINEEEIEDLLEEIEKELRRRRRGAPVRLEVEKGIHPFALTELQREFKLFDHVFEMDGPLDLTFLSSFADHLEGHSHLKFPPIKPLYPEELPPQEDIFSVLRKRDVLVYHPYESFDAVTDFIIEASEDPDVMAIKMTLYRVNGESRLIPALARAAESGKQVTVVVELKARFDEERNIAWARTLEKAGCHVVYGLVGLKTHAKIILVVRHERNALKRYVHVGTGNYNESTARVYTDIGLFTSDPVLGEDASDLFNEITGFSALKTLQAFTVAPTGMKNKLFELIRREAEQALAGKPARIIAKINSLSNQEMIDELYAASQAGVKIDLIIRGVCCLRPGVEGFSENIRVISIVDRFLEHSRLFYFENAGHSELFLSSADWMTRNLTRRIELMCPIYDERIKEMLADILRLSLNDNVKARQLLPNGSYQFVARNDEEAPIRSQFEAMKVKNWKKEEWTTTM from the coding sequence ATGTTGATAGAGAGTCAGAAAAAGGATAAAGCCGGGTCAGAACGTTATTTTAACCGGGATTTAAGCTGGATTGAATTTAACCGCCGTGTGCTTCAGGAAGCTCAGGATGCAGATACACCGTTGCTGGAAAGAGCCAAATTTTTGGCGATTGTGTCTAGTAATTTGGATGAGTTTATGGCCGTCCGGGTAGCAGAGACGAGAGAGAAGATCAAGGCTGGTTTTATGCAAAAGGATTTTACCGGGTATACTCCCTCCGGTTTGTACAAACGCCTGATGAAGCGCACCGTCTCGATGGTATCCGAACAATATCGGACCTATCGCGATATTTCTCGCCTCTTGACGAAAAAAGGACTCTTATTGCTTGAATATGGAGATTTAAATACGACACAGCGCAAGTCGCTGGATGCTTATTTCCATGACATTATATTTCCGGTGCTAACGCCGATGGCGGTTGATCAAAGCCGTCCTTTTCCATTGGTTCACAATAAATACGTATATCTAGCAGTCGTCTTGAAACGTCCGGGGGACACCGAGGAGGATAAGCCGCTTTTTGCCATTGTGCAGGTGCCTTCCAATATTCCGCGTGTTGTTACAGTGCCGCTGCGTTCAAACAGTAAGAAGAAATCATTTATTTTAATTGAAGAGCTTATTAAGCATCATATACAAACGCTTTTCACGGGATATGTTCCGGAGGCGGTTCATGCCTTTCGTGTTACGCGTAATTCCGATTTGTCCATTAATGAAGAAGAGATCGAAGATTTGCTCGAAGAGATTGAAAAAGAGCTGCGTCGAAGAAGACGCGGTGCGCCGGTAAGACTGGAAGTGGAAAAAGGGATTCATCCCTTTGCTCTAACGGAGCTTCAACGTGAATTTAAGCTGTTCGATCATGTGTTCGAGATGGACGGGCCACTCGATTTGACGTTTTTATCGTCTTTTGCCGATCACTTGGAGGGGCATTCGCATCTGAAATTTCCGCCAATCAAACCGTTGTATCCGGAAGAGCTGCCCCCGCAAGAGGATATTTTCAGCGTACTTCGCAAGCGGGACGTGCTGGTATATCATCCGTATGAATCATTCGATGCAGTGACGGATTTTATTATTGAAGCGTCAGAGGACCCCGATGTGATGGCCATCAAAATGACCCTGTACCGGGTCAACGGGGAATCCAGGCTGATTCCGGCACTGGCACGTGCGGCCGAATCAGGCAAGCAGGTCACGGTGGTGGTGGAGCTGAAAGCCCGTTTTGATGAGGAGCGTAATATTGCCTGGGCGCGTACGCTTGAGAAAGCAGGCTGTCATGTGGTGTACGGACTGGTCGGTTTGAAGACACACGCCAAAATCATCCTCGTGGTACGTCACGAGCGTAACGCGCTCAAACGATACGTGCATGTGGGAACTGGCAACTACAATGAAAGTACGGCTCGTGTATATACGGATATCGGGTTATTCACGTCAGATCCGGTGTTGGGCGAGGATGCCTCTGATCTGTTCAATGAAATTACGGGCTTCTCTGCACTCAAGACCCTGCAAGCTTTCACGGTAGCTCCAACGGGAATGAAAAATAAGCTGTTCGAGTTAATCCGCAGGGAAGCGGAGCAAGCACTTGCAGGCAAGCCGGCCCGTATCATTGCCAAAATCAATTCTTTATCCAATCAGGAAATGATCGATGAACTATATGCGGCTTCTCAAGCAGGTGTAAAGATTGATTTAATCATTCGAGGGGTCTGCTGTTTGCGTCCCGGGGTGGAGGGCTTTAGCGAGAACATTCGGGTTATCAGTATTGTCGACCGTTTCCTGGAGCATTCCAGGCTGTTCTACTTTGAAAATGCAGGTCATTCGGAGCTTTTCCTGTCCAGTGCGGATTGGATGACTCGCAATCTGACTCGCCGAATTGAGTTGATGTGTCCGATTTATGATGAACGAATCAAAGAAATGCTGGCGGATATTTTACGTTTATCCTTGAACGATAATGTGAAGGCGCGGCAGCTTCTGCCTAATGGCAGCTATCAATTTGTAGCAAGAAACGACGAAGAGGCTCCCATCAGGAGCCAATTCGAAGCGATGAAGGTTAAAAACTGGAAGAAGGAAGAATGGACCACGACAATGTAA
- a CDS encoding Ppx/GppA phosphatase family protein, whose product MNSKIGIMDIGSNSIRLVIYEMTETGAYRIVQECKEAARLSEKVGAGGRMEREAIRSIAPLLRQFMTVCRMHEVVRMRAAATAAIRNAVNSDEIVQWIAEETGLTLEILSGEQEGYAGFLGVVNTMNINDGIIIDIGGGSTEITLFRERKRLHTVSFPFGAVNMNWRFGREVKNGEWSPQQIEEMESFVRSSLQNHDWIFSNPGLPFIGLGGTLRTLAKINQKQQDYSLPVTHHYEMTAADVNYFYETLPHLPYEKRKKTAGLSKDRADIIVPGLIILKTIFDAAQGIAYLISGAGLRDGLFHELVNTDQPVVANPLITSIRNILSFGVPVSEAHIRRVHEYAVLLYDALTDTASIAMDKRLLLTAATLYKTGAALNYYHFRQHSVFWILHAGIGGLTHRETVLAALIADYHPKNRTPRLLRTHTDILEPSDEDRVHRLGSLLQLAIGMDRSESGIITSIHPTTGEDALHIRLESKSEPILEQRELVAVAKDFQKAWNLTLSWSILPSSSF is encoded by the coding sequence ATGAACAGCAAAATTGGCATCATGGACATTGGCTCCAACTCCATACGTCTGGTGATCTATGAAATGACAGAGACAGGAGCCTACCGGATTGTCCAGGAATGCAAAGAGGCTGCCCGACTAAGTGAAAAGGTTGGGGCAGGCGGCCGCATGGAACGGGAAGCGATTCGAAGCATCGCTCCACTACTGCGCCAATTCATGACGGTATGCCGTATGCACGAAGTAGTTCGTATGCGTGCAGCCGCGACAGCCGCAATCCGCAATGCGGTCAATTCGGACGAAATTGTTCAATGGATTGCGGAGGAAACAGGCTTAACGTTGGAAATATTAAGCGGAGAACAGGAGGGCTATGCCGGTTTTCTGGGTGTGGTCAATACAATGAATATAAACGACGGCATTATTATTGACATCGGGGGCGGAAGTACTGAAATTACACTGTTCCGTGAGCGGAAGCGGCTGCATACCGTTTCGTTTCCCTTTGGTGCGGTCAATATGAATTGGCGTTTTGGACGGGAAGTCAAGAATGGGGAATGGTCTCCTCAGCAGATCGAGGAAATGGAGAGCTTTGTTCGTTCTTCACTGCAAAACCATGATTGGATATTTTCCAATCCGGGCCTGCCATTCATCGGTCTGGGCGGCACCCTGCGCACCTTGGCTAAAATCAATCAAAAACAGCAGGATTACTCGCTGCCTGTCACGCACCATTACGAAATGACGGCAGCAGACGTCAATTATTTTTATGAAACTCTGCCCCATCTCCCTTATGAAAAACGAAAAAAAACAGCCGGCCTGTCCAAAGACAGAGCCGACATCATTGTACCTGGACTCATTATATTAAAAACAATATTCGATGCTGCTCAAGGCATCGCGTATTTGATCAGTGGAGCGGGCCTGCGGGACGGTCTGTTTCATGAGCTGGTGAATACCGACCAACCTGTGGTAGCTAATCCGCTCATCACCTCCATACGCAATATCCTGTCGTTCGGTGTCCCAGTTAGCGAGGCACATATCCGACGTGTTCATGAGTACGCTGTGCTGCTTTATGACGCATTGACCGACACAGCATCCATAGCAATGGACAAGCGCTTGCTGCTGACCGCGGCTACCCTTTACAAGACGGGAGCTGCCTTGAATTATTACCATTTCCGCCAGCATTCCGTGTTCTGGATCCTGCATGCAGGCATAGGCGGTTTAACTCACCGGGAAACGGTACTGGCTGCACTGATCGCTGATTACCATCCCAAAAATCGGACGCCTCGACTGTTGCGTACACATACCGACATTCTGGAGCCCTCGGACGAAGATCGCGTGCATCGGCTCGGTTCCCTGCTTCAGCTCGCCATCGGCATGGATCGGAGCGAATCCGGCATCATTACCAGCATCCATCCCACGACAGGAGAGGATGCACTGCATATTCGCCTGGAAAGCAAGAGTGAACCGATTCTGGAACAACGGGAGCTGGTAGCTGTCGCTAAAGATTTTCAAAAGGCCTGGAATCTTACATTGTCGTGGTCCATTCTTCCTTCTTCCAGTTTTTAA
- a CDS encoding YheC/YheD family protein — protein MRQLASKWLKTKALLRHPYTAVYIPETCLYSEEQLRMMLRRHAFVFIKPVKGGGGNGVMRVAKERREYTCTRMENTYRFNHFKALVDGISRLRIQRPYLIQQGIQLASIQGRPVDYRVKVAKEGEKWIFRAVVARHARPGLVITNLCKGGTLLKGREALRMIYPQRLAIKKRREIVDLTRHCIPVLERRFPGIGQLGFDYGLDPNGRVWILEVNTRPQ, from the coding sequence ATGAGACAGCTTGCAAGCAAGTGGTTAAAGACGAAGGCGCTGCTCCGCCATCCATATACCGCCGTTTATATACCGGAAACGTGTCTATATAGTGAGGAGCAGCTGCGCATGATGTTGCGGCGACATGCTTTTGTATTCATAAAGCCCGTGAAGGGAGGCGGAGGAAACGGGGTTATGCGCGTTGCAAAGGAGCGTAGGGAATATACATGCACGCGTATGGAGAACACATATCGTTTCAATCATTTTAAAGCACTTGTGGACGGAATCAGCAGACTTCGAATCCAGCGGCCGTATCTCATTCAGCAAGGCATCCAATTGGCAAGCATTCAAGGTCGACCTGTCGACTATCGGGTCAAGGTGGCCAAGGAAGGAGAAAAGTGGATTTTCCGTGCAGTGGTTGCACGTCATGCCCGCCCTGGTTTGGTTATTACGAACCTGTGCAAAGGTGGAACCCTATTAAAGGGAAGAGAGGCGCTTCGGATGATATATCCCCAGCGGCTGGCTATCAAGAAGCGGCGGGAAATCGTGGATCTCACCCGGCACTGTATTCCGGTACTTGAGAGAAGATTTCCAGGGATCGGGCAATTGGGGTTTGATTATGGACTTGATCCCAATGGACGGGTATGGATTTTGGAGGTAAACACAAGGCCCCAATAA
- a CDS encoding sporulation histidine kinase inhibitor Sda, which translates to MAMLTDEMLLDSYQMAIELKLECDFIALLLAEIHKRKLEMNTAVVLH; encoded by the coding sequence ATGGCTATGCTGACGGATGAAATGCTTTTGGATTCCTATCAGATGGCAATCGAGCTTAAACTTGAATGTGACTTCATTGCACTGTTGCTGGCTGAAATTCACAAAAGAAAACTAGAGATGAATACAGCCGTAGTCCTTCATTAG
- a CDS encoding NAD(P)/FAD-dependent oxidoreductase, giving the protein MTAQSTGAELRDLIIIGGGPAGIFAAFYGGMRQTSVTLIESMPQLGGQLAALYPEKYIYDVAGFPKVTAQELVNNLVQQMNHFNPDVRLEEKVVSLEKKDERHFIIKTDKGGEYHGKAVIITAGVGAFEPRRLELPGADHFEKTNLHYFVSDLNKFAGRKVLISGGGDSAVDWALMLEPIAEQVTLIHRRDKFRAHEHSVENLLASKVNVITPTEITELHGEDTITKVTLAHVKTKETQEIEVDDVIVNFGFVSTLGPIAEWGIEIENNSIVVDSRQETNIPGIFAAGDITTYPGKLKLIAVGFGEAPTAVNNAKVYVDPDAKLSPGHSSNMKL; this is encoded by the coding sequence GTGACAGCTCAATCTACAGGCGCGGAATTACGCGACCTGATTATTATTGGCGGTGGTCCAGCCGGTATATTCGCTGCTTTCTACGGGGGAATGCGTCAGACATCCGTCACCTTAATTGAAAGTATGCCCCAACTGGGCGGCCAGCTTGCAGCCCTTTATCCAGAAAAATATATTTATGACGTTGCCGGCTTTCCTAAAGTGACCGCACAGGAGCTGGTCAACAATTTGGTCCAGCAAATGAATCACTTCAATCCAGACGTACGACTGGAGGAGAAAGTCGTATCGTTAGAGAAAAAGGATGAACGCCACTTTATCATTAAAACAGACAAAGGCGGCGAGTATCATGGTAAAGCGGTTATCATTACCGCTGGTGTGGGTGCCTTTGAACCACGCAGACTGGAACTGCCTGGCGCAGATCATTTTGAAAAAACGAACCTGCATTACTTTGTCAGCGATCTGAACAAATTTGCAGGCCGAAAAGTGCTCATCAGCGGTGGCGGCGACTCTGCAGTCGACTGGGCACTTATGCTGGAACCGATTGCAGAACAGGTTACATTGATTCACCGCCGTGATAAATTCCGTGCGCATGAACACAGTGTAGAAAACCTTCTCGCTTCCAAGGTAAATGTCATTACACCAACAGAAATTACAGAACTGCATGGGGAAGATACCATTACCAAGGTCACGCTCGCACATGTAAAAACCAAAGAGACTCAGGAAATCGAAGTAGACGATGTCATCGTTAACTTTGGATTTGTGTCCACACTTGGCCCGATTGCTGAATGGGGAATTGAGATCGAAAATAACTCCATCGTGGTCGATTCCCGCCAGGAAACCAATATTCCCGGCATTTTCGCCGCAGGGGATATCACGACTTACCCAGGGAAGCTCAAGCTGATTGCCGTTGGCTTTGGTGAAGCACCTACGGCAGTCAACAACGCCAAGGTCTATGTAGATCCGGACGCCAAGCTGTCACCGGGTCACAGCAGTAACATGAAATTGTAG
- a CDS encoding NAD(P)/FAD-dependent oxidoreductase, whose product MGNIPKIVIVGAGYGGILTAQQLQKELKHNEASVTLINRHDYHYITTHLHMPAAGTDTIEHSRIPIAQLIDEFKVDLVKGTVKEIIPKEKKIVLEDGSLSYDYLVIGLGGEPETFGIPGMDKFALTIRSINSVRLIREHIEYQLALYKNDGKPGRLNFVVGGAGFSGIEFVAELADRLPQLAKAYDIDFNRIQIINVEAAPTALPGFDPELVEYAMDVLKRKGVNFRIGIPIKECLEDGVIVGEGEKIEACTVVWTGGIRGNGLIEKAGFEVMRGRVKIDDFLRAPDHDDIFIIGDSSLMLNPEGRPYPPTAQIAMQQGVICAKNLVATLRNKELNKFVFSNKGTVASLGKGEAVAVVGKRKIKGWVAAQLKKIVDLRYLFIIGGIPLVLKKGRFF is encoded by the coding sequence ATGGGCAATATTCCTAAAATTGTGATTGTTGGAGCAGGATATGGTGGCATATTGACGGCCCAGCAATTGCAAAAAGAGCTCAAGCACAATGAGGCGAGCGTCACACTGATTAATCGACATGATTACCACTATATTACGACACATCTTCATATGCCAGCAGCCGGCACGGATACGATTGAACATTCACGGATTCCGATTGCGCAGCTGATTGATGAGTTCAAGGTCGATTTAGTCAAAGGAACGGTGAAGGAAATCATTCCAAAGGAGAAAAAAATCGTACTGGAGGATGGCTCGTTGTCCTATGATTACCTGGTGATCGGGCTGGGTGGGGAGCCGGAAACATTTGGGATTCCAGGAATGGATAAGTTCGCACTGACGATCCGCAGTATTAACTCTGTTCGCCTGATTCGTGAACATATTGAATACCAGTTGGCTCTCTATAAAAATGACGGTAAACCAGGCAGACTAAACTTTGTTGTAGGTGGCGCTGGCTTCAGCGGCATTGAGTTCGTTGCGGAACTGGCAGATCGTCTGCCACAGCTGGCCAAAGCTTATGACATCGATTTTAACCGAATTCAAATCATTAACGTCGAGGCGGCCCCTACGGCATTGCCGGGATTTGACCCTGAGCTGGTGGAATATGCAATGGATGTTCTTAAGCGCAAGGGGGTTAACTTCCGCATCGGTATTCCGATTAAGGAATGCCTGGAGGATGGCGTAATCGTGGGTGAGGGTGAGAAAATCGAAGCCTGCACGGTGGTCTGGACGGGGGGTATCCGTGGAAACGGATTGATTGAGAAGGCCGGATTCGAAGTGATGCGTGGCAGGGTGAAAATCGACGATTTTCTACGTGCGCCGGATCACGATGACATTTTCATTATCGGGGACAGCTCCCTGATGTTAAATCCTGAAGGTCGCCCCTACCCGCCTACTGCGCAAATTGCAATGCAGCAAGGGGTGATCTGTGCCAAGAATCTGGTCGCTACCCTCCGTAATAAAGAGCTTAACAAGTTCGTATTTTCCAATAAAGGGACGGTTGCCTCGCTTGGAAAAGGTGAGGCTGTTGCGGTGGTGGGCAAACGCAAAATAAAAGGCTGGGTCGCAGCACAGTTGAAAAAAATCGTTGATCTCCGCTATCTGTTTATCATTGGCGGGATTCCGCTAGTACTAAAAAAGGGACGGTTTTTCTAA